The DNA sequence GGCGACCTCTCCCGCGTGGACGACGCGATCCGGTCGCGGCTGGCCGAGAAGAAGAAGATCATGGGGTTCGGGCACCGCGTCTATACGACCGAGGACCCGCGCGCGACGCATCTGCGCCGGATGTCCCAGGAGCTGGCAGAGTCGTCCGGCGACGCGAAGTGGTACGAGATGTCCCGGCGGATCGAGCTCCTGATGAACCAGGAGAAGAGCCTCAACTGCAACGTGGATTTCTATTCGGCCTCGACCTACTACATGCTCGGGATCCCCCCCGACCTCTACACTCCGATCTTCGCGCTCTCGCGCTGCGCCGGCTGGACCGCGCACGTCATGGAGCAGCACCGGAACAACCGCCTGATCCGCCCGCGCGCCGAATACGTCGGCCCGGTCTATCCCCAGGGCTACGTCCCGCTCGACCAGCGCTGAGCGTTTTTCCGCGTCCGTGTCGATGAGCGTCCCCGGCCTCCTTCGCGCGGGAATGATCGACATGGAGCCGAACACGACGGTCGTGCAGCAGTTCCCGGCTCACGAGGCCGTGCCGGACGCCGCGGCCCCCTCCCCCGCGGTCATCCTTCTCCACGACGTCTGGGGGCTGACGCCGGAGATCCGCGCCCTCGCCAACCGGTTCGGCCGCGAAGGGTTCTTCGCCCTCGCCCCGAACCTGTACGCGCACCCCTTCTCGGTCGCCCCGGGGGCGCCGCCGTGGATGTCCTATCCCATGGGCGTCGCCGCCGAGGAGGGCTGGGGCGGATTCCCGGTCCGATCGTCTTTCCGCCGCCCCGAGGCGGAAGAGGCGAAGGCGCTCGGCGCGGGGCTCTCGCGCGCACGGCTCTCGGAAATCATCGCCCGCGCCACCGGACACCTGGCTCTCGCGTCGGCGGCCGACCCGGCACGCATCGCTCTCGTCGGACTCGGCATGGGGGGAAGGATCGGGTTCCGCGCCGCGTGCGAGCTCGGCGACGGCGTTCGGTCGGTCGTCGTCTATTCGGGGACGGGAATCGCGTCGCGCTCCTCCCTCCGGTCCGATGAAACGATGCCGATCCTCGAGTACGAAGCGCTGCGCGCTGCCGCGCTCTTCTTCTACGGGGAGAGCGATCCGGAGGGCGGGCGGCAAGAGCGCGAGGCCGTCGAGCGCGTCCTCGCTTCGGCGGGAATGCCCCACGAGATCGTGACCTTCCGGGAGGCGGGCCGTGATTTCTTCGACGAATCGAGCCCCGATTTCCGGATCGCGGCGAGCCGGGAGGCCTGGGAGAAGACGCTCGCGTTCCTGCGCCGGACGCTCGCCGCCCCGGCCGGGTCCTCGCCGAAATGACGAAGGCCGGCGGTTTCCGCCGGCCGAGCCCGGGCCGCGTCCGGTTCGCTACTCTCCCAGGTAAGCCTCCTTGACTCGCGGATCCGTCGCGATCTCCTCCGAAGCCCCCGAGATCGTGACGACGCCCGTTTCGAGCACGTAGGCGCGGTGGCTGTGCTTCAGGGCGGCGTTCGCGTTCTGCTCGACGAGCAGGACGGAGGCGCCCTCGCGGTTGATGTTCTCGATCGATTCGAAGATCGTGTGGACGAGGATCGGCGCCAGCCCGAGCGACGGCTCGTCGAGGAGGAGCACCTCGGGGCGCGACATCAGCGCGCGGCCGATCGCGAGCATCTGCTGCTCTCCGCCCGAAAGGGTCCCGGCGCGCTGACGGACCCGCTCCTTCAGGCGGGGAAAGATCGAGAAGACCCGGTCGAGGTCGGCGTCCACGCCGTCGTCGCGGCGGGAATACGCGCCGAGCTCCAGGTTCTCGCGCACCGTGAGATTCGCGAACACGGCGCGTCCCTCCGGCACGAGCGTCATCCGCTCGCGCACGATCTTGAACGTCGGCTTTCCGGGAAGCGGCTTTCCCCGGTACAGCACCGTCCCGGACGCCGGCGCCACGAGACCCATGATGGCGCGCAGCGTCGTCGACTTCCCCGCGCCGTTGGCGCCGATCAGCGTGACGATCTCCCCGCGGTCGAGCGTCAGCGAAACGCCGCGCAGGGCCTTCACCGCCCCGTAGTTGACGTGGAGGTCGCAGACCTCGAGCACCCGCCCGTCGGGCGGCGCCGTCCGACCGGGCATCAGGCGCCCCCCAGATAGGCTTCGATCGTGCGGGGATCCTTCTGGACCTCGGCCGGCGTGCCGAGGCAGATCGTCGATCCGTAATCCACGACGTGGACGGTCTCGCAGACCCCCATCACGACCTTCATGTTGTGCTCCACGAGGAAGATCGCCATCCGGAACTCGTCGCGGATCCAGCGGATGAGCGCCATGAGGTCCTGCGCCTCGTGCGGGTTCATTCCGGCCGCCGGCTCGTCGAGGCAGAGGAGCTTCGGCCGAGTCGCCATCGCCCGCGCGATCTCGAGACGGCGCTGGCTGCCGTACGGAAGATTGCGCGCCTGCTCGAGGGCGAAGCCGTCGAGCCTGAAGATGCGAAGGAGGTCGTACGCCTCCCGCTCGATCCTCTCCTCTTCGCTGGCGTGCACGGGACCGCGCACCACGGCCGAGAGAATCGTCGCCCGCTGGCGGCTCGCGAAGGCGACTTTGACGTTGTCGAGCACGGAGAGATCGGCGAAGAGGCGGATGTTCTGGAACGTCCGGGCGATCCCGTAGTCCGTGATGCGCCACGGCTTCATCCCCTGGATCGGGCGGCCGTCGAACCGGATCTCGCCGCTCGTCGGGCGGTAGACGCCCGTGATCATGTTGAAGATCGTCGTCTTCCCCGCTCCGTTGGGGCCGATCAGCCCGTAGAGGGCCATCGGCGGGATCGTCAGGTCGAGGTCCTTGACCGCGGTCAGGCCGCCGAAGCGCATCGTGACGCGGCGAAGATCGAGGAGCTCCATCACGCCTCGATCGAGGGCGTGGAAGGCTGGCGCGCCTCCCGACGCCTGCGGCCGAAGAGCTCGCGGTGGCCCATCAGTCCCTGCGGCCGGAAGATCATGATCAGGATCAGGAGGAAGGAGAACGTCACCATCCGGTACTGCTCGAAGGCCCGGAGCCCCTCGGTCAGGACGATGTAGAGCACCGCGCCGACGACCGAGCCGGTGATCGACCCCATCCCCCCGAGCACGATCATGATGATGATCTCGATCGACTTCAGGAAGGTGAAGGAGTTCGTGTGGATGTACATCAGGTAGTGGGCGAAGAGGCCGCCCGCGATGCCGGCCATCGCGGAGGAGATCACGAACGAGATCACCTTCGCGCGGGTCGTGTGGACCCCCATCGCCTCCGCCGCGATCTCGTCCTCCCGGACGGCGAGGAGGGTGCGGCCGAAGGAGGAATTCACGATCCGCGACACCACGACGACCGAAGCGATCGCGAAGAAGTAGACCCACCCGAAATTCGAGTACTTGGGAATCCCGCCGAGACCCCGCGCGCCGCCGACGGCGTCGATGTTCAGGATGAACACCCGGATGATCTCGCCGAATCCGAGCGTCACGATCGCGAGATAGTCGCCGCGCAGCCGGAGCGAGGGGACGCCGACGAGGAAGCCCGCGATCGCCGCCGCGACGGCGCCGGCCGCCAGCACCAGGAGGAGCACGGCGCCCCGCCTCGGCCCCTCGGGGAGAATGCGGAACACCCGCTCGAGCGAGCTCCCGAAGTTGACCGAGAAGAATGCGGACGTGTACGCCCCGATCGCCATGAATCCGGCATGGCCGATCGAGAACTGGCCGGTGAACCCGTTGATGAGATTGAGCGACACCGCCAGGATCACGTTGATGCCGGCGAGCGTGATCACCTGGAGAACGTACGGCGAGATCATCATTCCGGGAACGAGGGTTCCCGAGAGGAGCGCGTCGAGGGCCCAGAGCGCGGCGACGACCGCCGCGAAGATCGCCAGCCGCCGGATCAAACCTTTTCCTTCTCGACCCGGCCGAGGATCCCCTGCGGCCGAAAGAGGAGAATCCCGATCAGGATCGCGAAGGCGATCGCGTCCCGGTAGGTCGGCGAGAGATATCCGACCGTGAACACTTCGGCGATCCCGATGATGAGCCCGCCGATGAGGGCGCCGGGAACGTTCCCGATCCCGCCGAGGACCGCCGCGACGAACGCCTTGAGCCCCGACATGATCCCCATGAGCGGATCGATCTTCGGGATCGCCATCGCGACGAGGACCCCGGCGGCGGCGGCGAAGGCCGAGCCGAGCGCGAACGTGATCGCGATGATCCGATCGGTCGAGATCCCCATCAACTTCGACGCGTCGAGATTGAAAGAGACGGCGCGCATCGCCTTGCCGGTCCGGGTCTTCTGGATGAAGGCAAGCAGGAAGGCGGTGAGGACGAGCGAGACGACGAAGACGGTGAGCTGTTCGGAGGTGATCCGGACGCTCGCCACGTTGAACTCGCGGTGGGGGGCGTTGGACGGGAAGAACTTGGGGTCCGCCCCGAACAGGAGCTGGCCGCCGTTCTCGAGCAGCAGGGAGACGCCGATCGCGGTGATCAGGGACGTCATCTTGGCCGCGCGCCGGACCGGCCGGTACGCGAACCGCTCGATGACGATGCCGAGCGCGCCGCAGACGACCATCGAGAGGACCATGATCGCGATCGCGCGCGGGTACGACGGCTCCTGGGCGCGAAAGCGCGTCGACGCGTAGTAGCCGACGTAGGCGCCCACCATGTACACGTCGCCGTGGGCGAAGTTGATCAGGCGCAGGATCCCGTACACCATCGTGTACCCCAGCGCGATCAGCGCGTAGATCGAGCCGAGGGACAGCCCGTTGACGAGCTGCTGGAGAAAGGTGCTCACGCGCCGGGTTCGATGCGTTCCTGAAAGACGAACTTCCCGTCCTGGACCTTGAGCATGACGACCGGCTTGACGGCGTTTCTGTCCTTGTCGATGGTGATGGTGCCGGTCACGCCCGCGAAATCTTTCGTCTGCGCGAGCGCGTCGCGCACCTTGGCGCCGTCGGTCGAGTTCGCGCGCTTGATCGCGTCGGCGAGGATCCGCGCCGCGTCGTAGCCGAGCGCGGCGAGCGCGTCCGGCGTGTTGCCGTACTTGCCCTTGTAGTCGGCGACGAACTTCTGCACGGCGGGCGCCGGGTCGTCGACCGAGTAATGGTTCGAGAAGTAGCAGCCGTTCAGGGCCTTGCCGCCGATCTCCCAGAGCCGCGGGGAGTCCCACCCGTCGCCGCCCAGGAGCGGCGCCGAGATGCCGAGGTCGCGCGACTGGCGCGCGATCGTCCCGACCTCCGTGTAGTAGCCGGGAACGTAGATGACCTCCGGGTTGGCGGACTTCAACTGCGTGAGCTGCGCGCGGAAGTCGGAATCGCCTTCGGAATAGGACTGCTCGGCGACGATCTCGCCGCCGTACTCCTTGAACTTCTGGGCGAAGACGAGGCGCAGCCCGACGGAGTAGTCGTTTCTCACGTCGTAGAGGAGCGCGGCCTTCTTGAGCTTCAGGGACTTCGCCGCGAATTTCGCGTCGGCCTCCCCCTGCTGGATGTCCGTGAAGCAGACGCGGAAGATGTAGTCGCCGACCTGCGTGACCTTCGGATTCGTCGAGGAAGGGGTGACCATCGGGACCTTCGCCCCCTGGCAGATCGGGGCGGCGGCCAGCGAGCGCGACGAGGCGACCTCGCCGAGCACGGCCTGGACGGCGTTCTGGTTGATGAGCTTCGTGACCGCGGTCGCGGCCTCCTCGGGCTTGGACTGGTCGTCCTCGACGACGAGCTTCACGGGCTTGCCCAGGAGTCCCCCGGCCTGGTTGATCTCGTTGAACGCCATCTCGCTGCCGTTCTTGGTCGACTGGCCGAACGTCGCGGTGTTGCCGGTGAGGGACCCGTACTCGCCGATGACGATCTCCTTCGACGAGCGTCCGGGGGCGCAGCCGAAGGCCGCGGCGACGCCGAGGGTCAGGGCGAGCATGCCCGTTCTTCGCATCTTCATTTCTTCCGGTCCTCCTGCGTTTGCTTTCGCGAAAGCGGGCTATTATTTCTTCGCTCACCCGAAAAGTCAAAGCACTAGAATGAAAAATCGATGGAGAATCGACGATTCCCGATCGTGCGCCCGAGGAGCGCCCACCCGATCTCCCGCGACGCGATCGACCCCGAGGCCCTGAAGGTCCTCTACCGGTTGAAGAGCACGGGCTATCGGGCCTGCCTCGTCGGGGGCAGCGTGCGGGACCTCCTCATGGGAAGGACGCCGAAGGACTTCGACATCGGCACCGACGCCCGTCCCGAGGAGGTCCGCGCGATCTTCCGCAACTGCCGGATCATCGGCCGGCGCTTCCGCCTGGCGCACATCTTGTTCCGCGGGGGGAAGGTCGTCGAGGTCGCGACGTTCCGCGGACGCCCGCAGGTCCCGGAAGGCGACCAGCCGGCCGACCTCCTCGTCACCTCCGACAACACGTGGGGGACGCCGGAGGAGGACGCCGAGCGGCGCGATTTCACGATCAACGGCCTCTTCTACGACATCGCCGATTTCTCCGTGATCGACTGGGTGGGGGGGCTCGACGACCTCGAAGCGGGCCTCGTCCGCGCCATCGGAGATCCCGACGTGCGGTTCCGCGAAGACCCGGTCCGCATGCTGCGCGCCGTCGAGTTCGCGACGCGCCTTTCCTTCGCGATCACGCCGCGCGACTACGAGGCGATCCTCGCGCACCGCAAAGAGCTCGCCCGCTCGGCGACTCCGCGCGTGACCGAGGAGCTCGCCGCGATGCTCCGCGGCGGGC is a window from the Thermoanaerobaculia bacterium genome containing:
- a CDS encoding ABC transporter ATP-binding protein; its protein translation is MPGRTAPPDGRVLEVCDLHVNYGAVKALRGVSLTLDRGEIVTLIGANGAGKSTTLRAIMGLVAPASGTVLYRGKPLPGKPTFKIVRERMTLVPEGRAVFANLTVRENLELGAYSRRDDGVDADLDRVFSIFPRLKERVRQRAGTLSGGEQQMLAIGRALMSRPEVLLLDEPSLGLAPILVHTIFESIENINREGASVLLVEQNANAALKHSHRAYVLETGVVTISGASEEIATDPRVKEAYLGE
- a CDS encoding dienelactone hydrolase family protein — encoded protein: MSVPGLLRAGMIDMEPNTTVVQQFPAHEAVPDAAAPSPAVILLHDVWGLTPEIRALANRFGREGFFALAPNLYAHPFSVAPGAPPWMSYPMGVAAEEGWGGFPVRSSFRRPEAEEAKALGAGLSRARLSEIIARATGHLALASAADPARIALVGLGMGGRIGFRAACELGDGVRSVVVYSGTGIASRSSLRSDETMPILEYEALRAAALFFYGESDPEGGRQEREAVERVLASAGMPHEIVTFREAGRDFFDESSPDFRIAASREAWEKTLAFLRRTLAAPAGSSPK
- a CDS encoding ABC transporter ATP-binding protein — protein: MELLDLRRVTMRFGGLTAVKDLDLTIPPMALYGLIGPNGAGKTTIFNMITGVYRPTSGEIRFDGRPIQGMKPWRITDYGIARTFQNIRLFADLSVLDNVKVAFASRQRATILSAVVRGPVHASEEERIEREAYDLLRIFRLDGFALEQARNLPYGSQRRLEIARAMATRPKLLCLDEPAAGMNPHEAQDLMALIRWIRDEFRMAIFLVEHNMKVVMGVCETVHVVDYGSTICLGTPAEVQKDPRTIEAYLGGA
- a CDS encoding branched-chain amino acid ABC transporter permease encodes the protein MIRRLAIFAAVVAALWALDALLSGTLVPGMMISPYVLQVITLAGINVILAVSLNLINGFTGQFSIGHAGFMAIGAYTSAFFSVNFGSSLERVFRILPEGPRRGAVLLLVLAAGAVAAAIAGFLVGVPSLRLRGDYLAIVTLGFGEIIRVFILNIDAVGGARGLGGIPKYSNFGWVYFFAIASVVVVSRIVNSSFGRTLLAVREDEIAAEAMGVHTTRAKVISFVISSAMAGIAGGLFAHYLMYIHTNSFTFLKSIEIIIMIVLGGMGSITGSVVGAVLYIVLTEGLRAFEQYRMVTFSFLLILIMIFRPQGLMGHRELFGRRRREARQPSTPSIEA
- the pcnB gene encoding polynucleotide adenylyltransferase PcnB, giving the protein MENRRFPIVRPRSAHPISRDAIDPEALKVLYRLKSTGYRACLVGGSVRDLLMGRTPKDFDIGTDARPEEVRAIFRNCRIIGRRFRLAHILFRGGKVVEVATFRGRPQVPEGDQPADLLVTSDNTWGTPEEDAERRDFTINGLFYDIADFSVIDWVGGLDDLEAGLVRAIGDPDVRFREDPVRMLRAVEFATRLSFAITPRDYEAILAHRKELARSATPRVTEELAAMLRGGQSLPTFLLLREMGLLDVLLPELSAELRRIDPEHAAGAGHFFWTLLEVLDAERRRGRVFDEAVYFACLALPLLRAELARARPAGRAEPSLLVAKTNLVVDPLALALSMPNALVHRIKSILVAQGRIAEPPEMKASTRRFLAHPDFPAALDLFELRAMARGRGGETAREWRRLGERGFPGAALPPLAAVEAVPGAPRRRRRRRGGRRRHGSPPG
- a CDS encoding branched-chain amino acid ABC transporter permease, whose amino-acid sequence is MSTFLQQLVNGLSLGSIYALIALGYTMVYGILRLINFAHGDVYMVGAYVGYYASTRFRAQEPSYPRAIAIMVLSMVVCGALGIVIERFAYRPVRRAAKMTSLITAIGVSLLLENGGQLLFGADPKFFPSNAPHREFNVASVRITSEQLTVFVVSLVLTAFLLAFIQKTRTGKAMRAVSFNLDASKLMGISTDRIIAITFALGSAFAAAAGVLVAMAIPKIDPLMGIMSGLKAFVAAVLGGIGNVPGALIGGLIIGIAEVFTVGYLSPTYRDAIAFAILIGILLFRPQGILGRVEKEKV
- a CDS encoding ABC transporter substrate-binding protein; its protein translation is MKMRRTGMLALTLGVAAAFGCAPGRSSKEIVIGEYGSLTGNTATFGQSTKNGSEMAFNEINQAGGLLGKPVKLVVEDDQSKPEEAATAVTKLINQNAVQAVLGEVASSRSLAAAPICQGAKVPMVTPSSTNPKVTQVGDYIFRVCFTDIQQGEADAKFAAKSLKLKKAALLYDVRNDYSVGLRLVFAQKFKEYGGEIVAEQSYSEGDSDFRAQLTQLKSANPEVIYVPGYYTEVGTIARQSRDLGISAPLLGGDGWDSPRLWEIGGKALNGCYFSNHYSVDDPAPAVQKFVADYKGKYGNTPDALAALGYDAARILADAIKRANSTDGAKVRDALAQTKDFAGVTGTITIDKDRNAVKPVVMLKVQDGKFVFQERIEPGA